In one Nostoc sp. KVJ3 genomic region, the following are encoded:
- a CDS encoding AAA family ATPase, with product MLTRLKVSGFKNLVDVDVRFGPFTCVAGANGVGKSNLFDAIRFLSATADIQLIEAALSVRDEGGRTADVRSLFHRVGDKYADEMSFDAEMIVPEEGVDDLGQKAEASITFLRYSIILAYRSDDGLRSLGSLEIIKEELVHINLGDAKKNLLFPHSVEWRKSAVKGRRTSPFISTEDDKGKTVIKLHQDGRNGKPLSRLAMNLPRTVLSVANAAESPTVLLARREMQSWRLLQLEPSALRQPDEFTSPTKLDMDGSHLAATLYHLARFNKNHSTIGLSDDEAEAQVYSQVANRLAELIDDVGEVGIDRDERREILTLIVTGKDSTSHPARALSDGTLRFLALAVLELDPQAQGLLCLEEPENGIHPERIPKILKLLQDIATDVDEPIGIDNPLRQVIINTHSPSVVMQVPDDSLLVAELKETVDSGKRFKRVSFACLPDTWRQKDPEGMNDVPKNKLLAYLNPVVLGESQPDSNGKVGNLQQSKPIQPKKRRVVDRTDLQPLIPGFPTDSV from the coding sequence ATGCTAACTAGGTTGAAAGTTTCTGGTTTTAAGAACCTCGTCGATGTTGATGTCCGATTCGGCCCATTCACCTGTGTAGCCGGCGCTAATGGGGTCGGTAAATCCAACTTATTTGATGCTATTAGATTTTTGAGTGCGACTGCGGATATTCAACTAATTGAAGCTGCTTTATCTGTGCGAGATGAAGGAGGTCGAACAGCTGATGTACGTAGTTTGTTTCACCGGGTTGGTGACAAATATGCAGATGAAATGTCCTTTGATGCTGAGATGATTGTACCAGAAGAGGGTGTGGACGATCTAGGGCAAAAGGCAGAAGCTAGTATTACTTTTCTTCGCTACTCTATCATCCTCGCTTATAGATCAGATGATGGCTTGCGGTCTTTAGGTTCCCTAGAAATCATTAAAGAGGAGTTAGTTCACATCAATCTTGGTGATGCCAAGAAAAACTTATTGTTTCCTCACAGTGTTGAATGGCGTAAATCAGCAGTTAAGGGGCGACGAACTTCACCATTTATTTCAACCGAGGACGACAAAGGAAAGACAGTAATTAAGCTACATCAAGACGGGAGAAATGGAAAACCCTTGTCTCGATTAGCCATGAATCTTCCCCGAACCGTGCTGTCTGTGGCTAATGCGGCGGAAAGTCCAACGGTACTGCTGGCGCGAAGAGAAATGCAATCCTGGCGGCTACTTCAGTTAGAACCTTCAGCACTAAGGCAGCCAGACGAATTTACATCGCCCACAAAATTAGACATGGATGGTTCTCACTTAGCTGCAACACTCTATCATTTGGCACGGTTCAACAAAAACCATTCAACAATTGGACTGTCAGATGATGAGGCGGAAGCACAGGTTTACAGCCAAGTTGCGAATCGACTGGCAGAACTGATTGACGATGTGGGTGAAGTAGGAATTGACCGTGATGAACGGCGGGAAATTCTAACGCTAATAGTCACTGGCAAAGACAGCACATCACATCCAGCAAGGGCACTATCAGATGGAACCCTGCGCTTTTTGGCATTAGCAGTTCTAGAATTAGACCCTCAAGCACAAGGTCTTTTGTGTTTAGAAGAACCGGAAAACGGTATTCATCCAGAGCGTATTCCCAAAATACTCAAACTACTTCAAGACATTGCTACCGATGTTGATGAACCTATTGGGATAGATAACCCTCTTCGTCAAGTAATCATCAACACTCACTCACCTTCAGTAGTTATGCAAGTACCTGACGACAGCCTATTAGTTGCTGAATTAAAGGAAACGGTAGATTCAGGGAAGCGATTTAAGCGAGTGTCCTTTGCTTGTCTACCTGACACTTGGCGACAGAAAGACCCAGAAGGCATGAATGATGTACCTAAAAATAAATTACTTGCTTACTTGAATCCGGTAGTACTTGGTGAATCACAGCCTGATAGTAATGGAAAAGTAGGAAATCTTCAGCAATCAAAACCAATACAACCCAAAAAACGTCGAGTTGTGGATAGGACTGACCTTCAGCCACTAATTCCCGGTTTTCCGACTGACTCGGTATGA
- a CDS encoding TldD/PmbA family protein, producing the protein MKIEELSALELSFNRLIETLLIKKAENEQFTVRLSSERSQFTRFNHAKVRQTGCVADGWIELTLMAGQRSSVRQFPFTGNWEIDWQLAYPALQELRDELILLPIDSYLVLPSGTNTSREGHSGNLLAEKAVVPSVLEQVAELDFTGIYAGGIVIKAYGDSNGQKHWFANDSFTLDYSLFSNSGQAVKGTFAGNDWDKSAYIAKISEAKKQLELLARPVKELPRGQYKTYFAPAAVADLLLMLSWGAISEADIQQGNSALAALSRQEKQLSTAFSLKENFQRGLVPRFNELGEMAAPELPVIEKGRLVNTLVNSRTAKEYQKIANGANGSETLRAPEVSPGNLVFEQILPKLDTGLYLSNLHYLNWSDRHTGRITGMTRYACFWVENGEIIAPIENLRFDESLYRFWGENLVDLTDFQEFIPEVGTYESRQLGGSLVPGMLVEDFTYTL; encoded by the coding sequence ATGAAAATTGAGGAATTATCTGCGTTAGAACTCAGCTTTAATCGACTGATTGAAACTCTGCTAATAAAAAAAGCAGAAAATGAACAATTTACTGTCAGACTTAGTAGTGAAAGAAGTCAATTCACTCGTTTTAATCATGCGAAAGTGCGACAAACTGGTTGCGTTGCTGATGGTTGGATCGAACTAACTCTGATGGCAGGGCAACGCAGTAGTGTTCGGCAGTTTCCCTTTACTGGAAATTGGGAGATAGACTGGCAATTAGCATATCCTGCTTTGCAGGAACTACGCGACGAACTGATCCTATTACCCATCGATTCATATCTAGTTTTACCATCAGGAACTAATACCAGTCGGGAAGGACATTCGGGGAATTTATTGGCAGAGAAAGCAGTAGTACCAAGTGTATTAGAACAAGTTGCTGAATTAGATTTTACTGGTATATATGCTGGAGGAATAGTAATTAAAGCTTATGGTGATTCTAATGGTCAAAAACACTGGTTTGCTAATGATTCTTTTACCTTAGATTATTCTCTATTTTCCAACTCTGGACAAGCAGTTAAGGGGACATTTGCAGGGAATGATTGGGATAAATCTGCTTATATAGCCAAAATCAGCGAAGCCAAAAAGCAACTCGAATTGCTGGCTCGCCCAGTTAAAGAATTACCACGGGGACAATATAAAACTTATTTTGCACCTGCTGCTGTTGCAGATTTATTACTGATGCTTTCTTGGGGAGCTATAAGCGAAGCTGATATCCAACAAGGAAATAGCGCTTTAGCGGCTTTATCGCGTCAAGAAAAACAACTTTCGACAGCATTTAGTTTGAAAGAAAACTTTCAGCGCGGATTAGTACCGCGATTTAATGAATTGGGAGAAATGGCAGCACCGGAGTTACCTGTAATTGAAAAAGGACGTTTGGTAAACACTCTGGTGAATTCTCGCACTGCTAAGGAATATCAGAAAATTGCCAACGGTGCTAATGGTTCAGAGACTCTACGTGCGCCAGAAGTTAGTCCTGGAAATTTAGTATTTGAGCAGATTCTTCCGAAATTGGATACAGGATTGTATCTATCAAATTTGCATTACTTGAATTGGAGCGATCGCCACACTGGTAGAATCACAGGTATGACCCGCTATGCTTGCTTTTGGGTAGAAAATGGAGAAATTATCGCCCCCATTGAAAACTTACGTTTTGATGAAAGTCTGTATCGCTTCTGGGGAGAAAACCTAGTAGATTTGACCGATTTTCAAGAATTCATCCCCGAAGTAGGCACTTATGAAAGTCGCCAACTTGGAGGTAGTTTAGTTCCCGGTATGTTGGTGGAAGATTTTACATATACTTTGTAA
- a CDS encoding TldD/PmbA family protein, with protein sequence MLITLTKAIASFDIPADWIGIRAVKETSTTRSVRDGLPQVNGKSFTIGAMLEVLVNGCLGYAATNSLELSSLQAAAQTAYNQALAASEWWIHTFRESERPKVVGEYKSPFIEPLDALSPGEINDLLVRICQTLKVDDKIVQTIAGASTIERESWFVSSNGSEVYQKILSISTHYGATAQDGKVVQQRSNNGSQANCYQGGLELLKQENLWYRVRQIGEQAVELLTAEECPTTRTNLVLAPDQMMLQIHESVGHPLEIDRILGDERNYAGGSFVNKSDFGNLVYGSPLMNITFDPTVAGEFASYGFDDTGAVATREYLVKEGVLQRGLGSLESQARAGVPGVACARASSWNRPAIDRMGNLNLEPLNATFEDIIGGIEHGVYMESNRSWSIDDRRYKFQFGCEYAKLIENGKLTKTLRNPNYRATTPEFWHSLIQVGNAENWQMYGTPYCGKGEPNQTIWVGHGSPVCVFANVEVFGGGS encoded by the coding sequence ATGTTGATTACTCTAACAAAAGCGATCGCTAGTTTCGATATTCCTGCTGATTGGATTGGTATTAGAGCCGTCAAGGAAACTTCTACTACCCGTTCAGTCCGTGACGGCTTACCCCAGGTAAATGGCAAATCCTTTACTATCGGAGCCATGCTGGAAGTTTTAGTTAATGGCTGTCTGGGTTATGCAGCAACCAATTCCTTGGAACTGTCTTCCCTCCAAGCTGCTGCTCAAACAGCCTATAATCAGGCATTAGCAGCCAGTGAATGGTGGATACATACCTTCCGAGAAAGTGAGCGTCCTAAAGTCGTTGGTGAGTATAAATCTCCATTCATTGAACCATTAGATGCTTTAAGTCCGGGAGAAATTAACGATTTACTGGTTCGTATTTGCCAAACGTTGAAAGTTGACGACAAGATTGTGCAAACTATAGCTGGTGCTAGCACCATTGAGAGAGAGTCTTGGTTTGTTAGTAGCAATGGCTCAGAAGTTTATCAAAAAATTCTATCTATAAGCACTCATTATGGAGCTACCGCCCAAGATGGAAAGGTTGTACAGCAGCGTAGTAATAATGGTTCACAAGCCAACTGTTACCAAGGCGGACTAGAACTATTAAAACAAGAAAACTTATGGTATAGGGTACGGCAAATTGGCGAACAAGCAGTAGAACTCTTGACAGCAGAAGAATGCCCAACCACCCGCACCAATTTAGTTTTAGCTCCAGATCAAATGATGCTGCAAATCCACGAAAGTGTCGGGCATCCCCTAGAAATCGACCGAATTTTGGGAGATGAGCGTAACTATGCTGGAGGCAGCTTCGTTAATAAAAGTGATTTTGGCAACCTAGTATACGGTTCGCCACTTATGAACATTACCTTTGATCCCACCGTGGCTGGTGAATTTGCTAGCTATGGTTTTGATGATACTGGTGCTGTAGCAACGCGGGAGTATTTGGTCAAGGAAGGAGTACTCCAACGGGGTTTAGGCAGTCTAGAGAGTCAAGCCAGAGCAGGTGTACCAGGAGTAGCCTGTGCCCGTGCTTCTTCATGGAATCGACCTGCGATCGATCGCATGGGCAACTTGAATTTAGAGCCTCTAAATGCAACCTTTGAAGACATTATTGGCGGCATAGAACACGGCGTTTACATGGAATCTAACCGATCTTGGTCAATTGACGATCGCCGCTACAAATTCCAATTTGGTTGCGAATACGCTAAATTAATTGAAAATGGTAAACTCACTAAAACCCTCCGTAATCCCAACTATCGCGCTACAACACCAGAATTTTGGCATAGCTTAATCCAAGTAGGAAATGCTGAAAACTGGCAAATGTATGGTACTCCTTATTGTGGAAAAGGAGAACCAAATCAGACCATTTGGGTCGGACATGGTTCCCCTGTTTGTGTATTTGCTAATGTCGAAGTTTTTGGTGGAGGAAGTTGA